One window from the genome of Alkalihalobacillus sp. LMS6 encodes:
- a CDS encoding NAD-dependent succinate-semialdehyde dehydrogenase, giving the protein MFINGDWIETKQTLDVRNPGSGEVYRTVGLVGKEETLMAIDAAETAFAMWSKRPAVERAQFLERVAVSIEERKEMLAQVICSEMGKPIANARGEVAKSATFFKWFAEEARRVYGETIPSAEAGKRLHVIKQPLGVVGAITPWNFPLSMIARKLAPALAAGCTVVLRPSSQAPCSAIELLKIIAEVGVPKGVVNLIIGPASELSNTMMESRTIKKISFTGSTEVGKKLIRDSAQTVKRLSMELGGHAPFIVFNDADLDLAVKGALTIKFNSSGQQCVCANRIYIQDDIYDAFETRFLEKVKALKVGNGFEEGSRIGPLINHDAVQKVDEQVQDARKKGATVKIGGRKLTEGKYANGAYYEPTVLTDVKEGMDILVHETFGPVAPLMRFSTEEEVIAKANHLEFGLASYAYTNDLSRMYRLSEQLEYGIVGINDPTPSTVEAPFGGLKESGLGREGGHGIDEYVEEKFISVAIKVYSSDGDQQ; this is encoded by the coding sequence ATGTTTATAAACGGCGATTGGATTGAAACGAAACAAACGTTAGATGTACGCAATCCTGGAAGTGGTGAAGTCTACCGCACGGTTGGTTTAGTAGGAAAAGAAGAAACGCTTATGGCAATTGACGCAGCCGAAACAGCGTTTGCGATGTGGTCAAAAAGACCAGCGGTTGAGCGTGCACAGTTTTTAGAGCGGGTTGCAGTAAGTATTGAAGAACGAAAGGAAATGCTTGCGCAAGTGATTTGTAGTGAGATGGGCAAGCCAATAGCTAATGCCCGAGGGGAAGTAGCGAAATCAGCCACTTTTTTCAAGTGGTTTGCTGAAGAAGCGAGACGGGTGTATGGCGAGACAATCCCATCGGCAGAAGCAGGGAAGCGCCTGCATGTAATTAAGCAACCACTCGGAGTTGTTGGTGCCATTACGCCTTGGAATTTCCCACTTTCAATGATTGCTAGAAAACTAGCTCCTGCTCTTGCAGCGGGATGTACCGTTGTCTTGCGCCCTTCCTCTCAAGCTCCGTGTAGTGCGATTGAGCTACTGAAAATTATAGCTGAAGTCGGTGTGCCAAAAGGTGTCGTTAACTTAATCATTGGTCCAGCAAGTGAACTTTCAAACACGATGATGGAAAGTCGTACGATCAAAAAAATATCATTCACTGGCTCAACAGAGGTTGGCAAAAAGTTGATTCGAGATTCTGCTCAAACTGTAAAACGCTTATCAATGGAGCTAGGAGGGCATGCTCCTTTTATTGTATTTAATGATGCAGATCTCGACTTAGCTGTAAAAGGGGCATTGACCATAAAATTTAACTCCTCTGGGCAACAATGTGTGTGCGCAAACCGAATTTACATTCAAGACGATATTTATGATGCGTTTGAAACGCGCTTTTTAGAAAAAGTCAAAGCTTTGAAAGTAGGCAATGGTTTTGAGGAAGGCAGCCGCATTGGTCCACTTATTAACCATGATGCTGTTCAAAAGGTTGATGAACAAGTACAGGATGCACGAAAAAAAGGAGCGACCGTTAAAATCGGAGGTCGGAAATTAACAGAAGGAAAGTACGCAAATGGTGCTTATTATGAGCCGACTGTCCTAACAGATGTAAAAGAAGGAATGGATATTTTAGTTCACGAGACATTTGGTCCTGTCGCACCCCTGATGCGTTTTTCAACAGAAGAAGAAGTGATCGCCAAAGCGAATCATCTTGAATTCGGTCTTGCCTCATACGCTTATACAAACGACTTATCTCGAATGTACCGACTTTCAGAACAACTTGAATATGGCATTGTTGGTATTAATGATCCCACACCATCGACTGTTGAAGCTCCTTTTGGAGGATTGAAGGAGAGTGGGTTAGGCCGAGAAGGTGGTCACGGCATTGACGAGTATGTAGAAGAAAAATTTATTTCTGTGGCGATAAAAGTCTATTCAAGTGATGGTGATCAACAATGA
- a CDS encoding zinc-binding dehydrogenase → MKTEMDAALFNGKEITKQSISSPVIGKGEVLIKVLHAGLCGTDLAIYLGKMAHRIKPPLVMGHEFCGVIVEKDPSLSINIGQKVIIQPMLGCGTCPLCMKGETQVCLSSRVIGIEQNGGFAEYAVAPIEAVYPVPQEMPSDEAALMEPVAVAVRGVKQANVAQGDVVVVLGGGPIGLLLAMAARQAGAEKVYVSEINDYRLKVANDLGFLTIDAKQRDVEEAILADTNGFGADVVFEAAGTVHTAKQMTRIIKRQGTILVISLYKEPAPVDLLAMQNRELTIKSTRAYTHQDFKEAIELVAQKQFDLAPLITDRLPLEQLAEGFQRMQVSPTTLKVQIEF, encoded by the coding sequence ATGAAGACAGAAATGGATGCTGCTTTATTTAATGGAAAGGAAATCACTAAACAATCGATATCAAGCCCTGTTATTGGCAAAGGTGAAGTGCTCATCAAGGTTTTGCATGCAGGTCTTTGTGGAACGGATTTAGCGATTTATCTTGGGAAAATGGCTCATCGTATAAAACCGCCTCTCGTAATGGGGCATGAATTTTGCGGAGTGATCGTAGAGAAAGACCCGAGTCTTTCTATTAATATTGGTCAGAAAGTTATTATTCAACCAATGTTAGGTTGTGGAACATGTCCGCTATGCATGAAAGGGGAGACGCAAGTTTGTTTGTCTTCAAGAGTCATAGGAATTGAACAAAACGGTGGATTTGCAGAGTATGCGGTTGCGCCAATCGAAGCCGTTTATCCGGTTCCGCAAGAAATGCCTAGTGATGAAGCCGCTTTAATGGAGCCTGTCGCTGTAGCCGTTCGAGGCGTAAAACAAGCGAATGTCGCACAAGGGGATGTTGTCGTTGTGCTTGGTGGCGGTCCAATAGGATTGCTACTAGCAATGGCGGCAAGGCAAGCTGGTGCTGAAAAGGTCTATGTATCAGAAATTAATGACTATCGTTTAAAAGTAGCGAACGATCTTGGCTTTCTTACCATTGACGCTAAGCAAAGAGATGTTGAAGAAGCAATTCTAGCAGATACAAACGGATTTGGTGCGGATGTTGTATTTGAGGCTGCTGGAACGGTTCATACAGCAAAGCAAATGACACGAATTATCAAACGGCAAGGAACAATACTTGTCATTAGTTTATATAAAGAACCTGCTCCGGTTGATTTATTGGCGATGCAAAACCGAGAGTTAACGATTAAAAGTACGAGAGCGTACACCCATCAAGATTTCAAAGAGGCCATTGAGCTAGTCGCGCAAAAACAATTTGATCTGGCTCCGCTTATTACAGATCGACTCCCATTGGAGCAACTGGCTGAAGGGTTTCAACGCATGCAAGTATCGCCTACAACATTAAAAGTCCAAATTGAATTTTAA